DNA from Arthrobacter sp. SLBN-112:
GAACTCAGCGGCCACCTCCTGGGCAACGTCGACACCCTGATGGAGCGTGCCACCGCCGCTGCCCGCTCCCTGAAGGACCGCTCCGCCACCGGCAATACACCCGGCCGCGGCGCCATCCTGGACCTGCTGCAGGACCCGGAGGAAAAGGCTGCCATCTCGCACCTCACCGCGGTGATGAGCCTCCTCGAAGGGCACGCGAACGTGGTGATGGACGCCGTCGACGCCAGCATTGTCCCCTCCGTGAAGACCATCCGGCAGCGGTTCAACGACCGCGGCAAGGACCGCGGGGTCATCGAAAAGTTCATCCGCAGCCTCCTGGGCCTGGACGCCAAGATGCGCCAGTACTCCGACGGCGCCCGCTTCGTCCGTGCCGTCGTGGAAGTGGCCGGGATGGAGGGCTTCAACAAGGTGTGGGAGTCGGTGGACCACCTGCCCACCGAGCCTGAGATCCACGACGCCAAGCTGTGGCTTGAGCGGATGGGGCTCTGATTGACGGACTCCCCGCTGCCCGGAACACCGCTGTCCGACGCACCCCTGCCTGACATCCCGTCCGCCGACACCGTGGGGACTCGCAGCGGACGACGCCGGCCCGGAAGGCTCGCACCCGTCGTCGGGACCGCGCGCAAAATGCTGCAAAACGCGCTGGCCGACGCCGGATATCCACGCCACGCCCTGGTGGCGTGCAGCGGAGGGCCTGACTCGCTGGCACTCGCCGCCGTCGCAGCATACTTTGCGCGGCGCGGCCACGTGGACGGGCATCCCCTCACCGTGGGTGCCGTTGTGGTGGACCACCAGCTGCAGGAGGGGTCCGCGGACGTTGCCGCACACACCGCCAAGACACTGGAGGAGCTGGGCCTGTCACCCGTGGAAATCCGCACCGTGACGGTGGCCGGTGCCGGCATGGGCCCCGAGGCTGCAGCACGCGAAGCCCGGCATGCGGCGCTCGAGGCGGCCGCTGAGGCACAGGGCGCGGACGCCATCCTGCTGGGCCACACCCTGGACGACCAGGCGGAGCAGGTACTGCTGGGCCTGGCCCGGGGCTCCGGGTCCCGCTCCCTCGCCGGCATGCGGCCCGCCCGGGCCGGCTCCGGGAACAGTGTCCTCCTGCGCCCGTTCCTCGGCCTGCGCAGGGCGCACACCGAGGAGATCTGCGCGGTGGAGGAATTGGATCCCTGGCACGATCCCACCAACACCGATCCCGCCTTCGCACGCTCCCGGACCCGGGTGCAGGTCCTCCCGCACCTCGAGGAGAACCTCGGCCCCGGCGTGGCCGAGTCCCTGGCCCGGACCGCCGCCATCCTGCAGCTGGACGCCGACTACCTGGAGGATGTGGCGGAAAGCACCTTCGCGTCCCTTGTAGAGCGGGACGGCGGCACGCTGGCGCTGCCGGAGGAGGCGTTGCGCGCCCTGGCCCCCGCCATCAGGTTCCGGGTGATCGCCAAGGCAGCGGCCGACGTCGGCGGGCAGCAGCCCAGCTACCAACGCCTTTTGGCGGCGGAAGCGCTGCTGCGGCGGCAG
Protein-coding regions in this window:
- the tilS gene encoding tRNA lysidine(34) synthetase TilS, whose product is MLQNALADAGYPRHALVACSGGPDSLALAAVAAYFARRGHVDGHPLTVGAVVVDHQLQEGSADVAAHTAKTLEELGLSPVEIRTVTVAGAGMGPEAAAREARHAALEAAAEAQGADAILLGHTLDDQAEQVLLGLARGSGSRSLAGMRPARAGSGNSVLLRPFLGLRRAHTEEICAVEELDPWHDPTNTDPAFARSRTRVQVLPHLEENLGPGVAESLARTAAILQLDADYLEDVAESTFASLVERDGGTLALPEEALRALAPAIRFRVIAKAAADVGGQQPSYQRLLAAEALLRRQGSAGPVELPGGVSVYRLSLAQLEGSKAAGEPGAEGGPGSVPREPVRCGKLVIRPQKPPAK